From the genome of Corallococcus macrosporus DSM 14697:
GCGAAGAGCCGGTTCTTCCACAAGAACGTCGACGTGTTCCCCGTCGACTTCGACAAGCCCTTGCGGACGAGGCGCATCCGGTCGAGCCACGACGCCGCGGAGCTGTAGAGGAAGCGCCCCGCCGCCTGCTCCTCCCGGTAACCGGCGCTCTCGACGATACGGCTCGCGCCCCATGCGCCGCTCCCGTCGAAGCGCACCGCCGTCACGGCGCCGTCGGCCTCGAACGCGTGCGGGATGCGCTGGCCGAAGCGCTCGAACAGGCCCGGACCGGCGCGAAACAACGTCCCCCGCAGGGACTCGGGGAGCCGCCCCTCGACCCGCAGCGGCTCGAAGCCATGCGGACGAGAGAGGGACCGCAACAGAGGACTCACCGGCTTCTCGCTTCGCATCCCTTGGCTCCCAGGCGTCTGGCCCTGCGTCACGGGCAAAGTAAGTTACCATTACTTACTTTGCAACATCCCCCATCCCCTCTACCCTGCCCCGCGGATGGCCACGAAGACGCGAGCACGCCCGTACCACCACGGGGACCTCAAGCGCGCCCTGCTGGACGCGAGCATCGAACTCATTCGCGAGGAAGGCGTGGAGGCGCTCACCGTCGCCGAAATCGGCCGCCGCGTGGGCGTTTCGTCCGCCGCGCCCTACAAGCACTTCGCGGACCGCCAGGCGCTGCTGCGCGCGCTCGCGAGGGAAGGAAACCGGCGACTGGGCGAGGCCCTCATCGCCGGTGTCGGCGGGACGCTCGACCCGCAGGAGGCCTTCCGCCGCTCGGGTATCGCTTTCATCCGGTGGGCCGCGGAGAACCCGGCCCTGTACCGCATCGCCACGGACCCGGCGTACATCGACTACGCGTCAACGGATTCGGAAGCCGAGGTGCCCGACGCCCTCAAGGGCTCGATGGACACGTTCTGGCCGGAGCTGGGAGCGCTGGTGCGCTCGGGCAGCGCGCTTTCCGCCTCCCATCCCCTGATGGAGCAGCTACGAGGTCGCGCGCTCGCGCACGGCCTGGCGAGCCTGTTCGTCAGCGGCGCCTTGGCGTCCCTTGGAGTCGCGACCTCGGACGCGGAGCGGCTTGCCCGCGCCGTCATCGGTGAGGACGTCCCGGCCACGACACGCCGGGGCAGGCCTCCGCGCACCCGGTGAGCGCCGCAGGCCCACCGACAGTGGGACGCCGGGCACCGCGCATCCCCGGCGCCAGGAGATGGGCCTGTCGAAGCCGCTGAGCGGTTCCGCAGCAACGCCACGCCGCCACGGCGAAATCGTTCCCCGCCACGCAACTCCGTGCGCACACGGAAGGACAATTCCTACAAAAGCACGAAGGAACGCACCTCGTGCTTCATTGACCTGGGGGGGTCAACATCATGGGCAACATCACGAAGGTGACGACGACGTTGTTGAAGCAGGGCGCGCGGGGAGCCAGCCGGGCCGGCACCCATGGGCCGACCGCTCGCGTGCCGCGGCAGCCGGTCGCCCACCATTCCACCACGGCGAAGACGCCGTCCCAGCTCGCCAGCGAGGTGCGGGCGCGGAACAACAGCCTGGACCTGATGAGCGACATCATGGAGGCGATGGACCGCCGCGATGGCGGCAACAACGCGAGCATGCCGCGCCTCAAGCCGGATGTGCCGCTGTCGCGCCGTGAGAACTTCGCCTTCGACGCCGTCCAGCCGGGATACGGCACCCCGAAGTCCGCCATCGACACGAGCGGCAAGCTCCAGCCCGCGGGCGACAGCCCCACCATCACCGCCGCCGACCACGTCGATGGTGAGAAGTCCGTCAAGGCGAAGACGCCGTACACGTCCTTCAGCGGTCCTCCGGTGGGCGTGGACGGCAAGGCCACGGGCCCCCTGGTCGACAACCCGCTCTACGGCAAGGACCGCATCGTCACCAACCCCGCCAAGGACCTGCTGGGCGGCGCGGTGTTGGATCAGTTCGACATCCAGCGGGACCTCCGGACAAGCACCCGGCCCGGCTTCGACGAGACCGCAGTGCTTCGCTCCGAGCCGCGTCCGCAGCCGCTCTGGCGGCCCACCGAGGAGGAGCGCGCCATCATGCCCCAAGTCGGCGTGGACCCCGAGAAGCCCACCTTCACCTTCCGCGAACGCGCGATGGTGAACTCGGCTCGGGACAACGAGTACCTGCTCAAGGGCACCATCCACGAGTTCGACTTCTTCAAGGGCCTGCCGGACGGCTCGCTCAAGCCCCTCTCCAAGCAAGAGGTGATTGACGAGGCGCTGAAGAAGCTCTGAGCTCCGCCGTCCCTCGCGGCGCCCTGTCGCGCCGCGAGGGCCCTGGGCCCATCAGCTCAACGCTTCCTTCACGGCCCGCTGGGAGACGTGAAGGAAGCAACGGAGGACGCGGGCTCCGAGCGGCGTTCGCCACCCGGCGCGTCGCGCCGCGGCGCCGGGCCGGGCTACGGCAGGACGCAGGTGCCTTCCCAGCAGTGCTTGCTCACCGGGCAGACGACGCCGCAGGCGCCGCAGTTGTTCGGGTCCGACGACACGTTCACGCACTGCGCGCCGCACTGCACCTGGGGCGGCGTGCAGGCACCGCCCGCGCACTCGAAGCCACCCGGCGTGTTCACGCACTGCTGGCCCGGCAGGCACGTATCCGTCCCGTTCGCGCACTCGTCGATGTCCGTGCACGTGAAGCCATTGCCCGAATAGCCCGGGCGGCACGTGCAGACGTAGCTCCCGGGCGTGTTCGTGCACACCGCATTCACCGAGCACTGGGCGGTGCCGTTCGCGCACTCGTTGACGTCCTGGCAGATGCTGGGCTGCGTGCCCTGGCAACTGAAGCCCGGCTCCACCTGGCAGGTGCTGCCACAGCCATCCCCCTGCGCCCGGTTGCCGTCATCACATTGCTCCCCATGGCTCACGCGGCCATCGCCACACGTGGCGCCCGCGCCGCTGCCCGTGGCCTCCACCGCATCCAGGCTGTAAAGCGAGGCGACGCCACTGCGCAGGCGCACGTAGCGGTACGGCGTGGTGCTGCTGAAAGGCACCAGCGCGGAGTGAGTGCCCAGCCCCAGGTCCAGCAGGTTCGCCTGGCCCGTGCTGATGATGCTCATGTCCGCGCGCAGGAACTCAACCTTGGCAATCACCGCCAGCGACAGCCCCTGGTAGTAGATGCGCAGCGGCCCGGTGCCCTCTTCGCCCCTGCCCATGTCCAGGACCAGGGCGCCGCCCAGGAGCCCCACGAACGTGGCGACATTCCCATCCGGAGCGCCCACCGCGTTGTTCGGATTGAGGACGGCGACGACACCGCCCTGGACGACCGCGTTGGCGTACCGGTCACCCCCCATCGCCGACACCGCGTCCGGCGACTGCGCGCCCTCCACCGGCGCCGCTTCGGAACCCGGGGACTCCTGCTCGAGCTCGGGACCACACGCGCCCAGCATCCCGGACACAAGGACCGCGCTCAGCCATCGCCTCATGGGGGCCACTCGAATCACCTTCATTGTCTTGCTCCAATCCGCTTGGATTTGGGGATGACGGTCCGGCGCGCAGGACAGCCACACAGGATAGCCGCCGCAACAATGGACGCACGAGCTCCCGCTTCAGCTTCAATCACACGCACGCTGATTCCGAATCACGTGTGGCACTGGACAGGTTTTTCGCCAGGGTTCACCGTGACGAAAGACAGGAGACACCCACCCTGGACACGAAGGCGGAGTCCCCGGCCGTCTCTCGAAACAGGCTTCTCGGCTCTCGAAACTGGAGAGACGACGGCGGCGTGGCCGCTCAATCCCAGCCACGAAGCTGGACGCGGACCCGTTGCACGAGCAACTCCCACTCCCGACGCTTCAACGTCGTCAGGACGCGCCCGCCAATGAGCGTGAGTCCGGTGAGCGTCATCACCAGGAAGCCGACACGGTGGTCCCTCAAGCCGGCATCGAGCAGGGTGGCCGCGACGTCCAGGGTGAGGAACAGGGTGCCCAGCGCCAGGTATGCGCGAATCTGGAACACCATGCCCGCCACGACCCCCAATAGACACACCCCACCAAAGACAAGTGCATACATTCCGTCAGGAGACTGGCCCACCTGGACAGCCATGCGCGCCGCCGCGGGCACGTACAGCAGCAGCCCTCCGAGGATTCGCACCGTGTTGCGAGCGGCGTGCGGCAGGCTCTCCGAGAAGAGCTGCCCCAGCATCAGCAAGAGCAGGCCCAGGGGCGCCAGGTAGATTTCCAGGCCCTCCAGGCCGAGCGCCAGCGCCGCGATGAGCAACGCGAAGTTGCACGCCGCCGCGGCGAACGCGCCAAACACCCGGCTGCGCTCCACCGCGCCCAGCGTCGCGTACAGGAGCGCGGAGCCCCCCGCCAGCAGCGCCGCCTCCTGCGTCGCCTCGCCGGGCAACACCAGCGCCATGCCCAGGGGCAGCAGCGCCGCGAAGCGCCGGGTGGCCGCCTCCACGGGCTGTACACCCGCCCGGCGGGCCAGCACCGTCACCCCCACCAGGGTGAAGCCCAGGGCCAGCGCGAACAAGGCGTCGTGCTCGGCGCGCAACCCGGGTGCGTACAGGTTGCGCACCAGGGCGTAGACCCCCACCACCGCGGTCTGCACGAAGTAGACGTGCCGGCCCGTGTGTTGGCTCCAGGCGCAGTGCAGCGCCACACCGACCAGGAGGCCGATGGCGGCGATGGCCTGCACCAGCGCCTCCTCCGAGGCCTGGCCCGCCGTGGCCAGCGCCGCCAGCAGCCCCCCGCTCGCCACGAGCCACGCGTCGCGGCCCCAGGACAGGCCACCGGCGACGTCCGGCCGCCGCCCGCGCGTCCACTGCTGGGCGACATGCAGGGCCAGCACGCCCGCGGACGCCGCCAGGGCCAGGGCCGCGCCGTGGACGCCGAAGAGCGCGCCATATCGCGGCCACGGGCCGGTGAGGCTCGCGCGCATCGCGAGGAAGGCCATGAGCGAGGCCACGAAGGTGCCGCCCACCACCCAGGCCCCCAGCGCCGCGACGAGCGAGGCGAGCGTGCCCTTCCACTGGGCCGCGGCCACGAGCAGCGACGTGGCGATGAGCGCCAGCGTCACCGGCAGCGCGGGTGACACCATCCAGCTCCCGCCCAGGCTCGACATCAGCTCCGCCAGGAGGTTGAGGGCGGCGAGCGTCGACGACGGCGTGCCGTTCGTCGCCAGCGCATACGCGGCCCCAGCCAGCAAGTAGAGGACCATGGCCTGTTGGATGCGAACGCGCGCGGCGCTCTCGGGCAGGCCCCTGCGTCGGACGACCCGCGGCCCCACGGCCACCACCGCCAGCCCCACCAACGCGAGCAGCGGGCCGGGCCAGGCCTCGAAGCGGGCCGCGCGGTGGGCCAGGGCGTGGACCAGCAGGAGGATGCTCGCGCCCAGGACGCCACGCCCCTGCGCCCTGGCGCCGCCAAGGAAGAGCACCACGCCGGTGACGCAGACGAGGCCGGCCGCCGTGAGCCCCGGCTGGAACAGGGCCGCGAGGAAGACCACCCCCACGCTGATGACGGCGTGATGACGCAGGAGGGACTGGAAGCGCTCGGGCAACCCGCGGACGGAAGCCAGGGCGTAGACGAGCCCGGCGGCGGCGATGCCCGCGAAGGCCCGCTGCCACAGCAGGAACACGGTGTCCCCCGGCGCGAGCCACGCGTCCGGATGGAGCCAGTGGATGGACTCCGCGCCGACGCGCACCCACCCGTCACCGGGAACCCTGGGAGTCACGAGCCGGGGCCCGAGCAGCGACTGCCTGGCGGCCCAGAGCGCCGCGCCGGGCAGGCCGAGCCAGAGCCCGACGCTCGCGAGCCGCACCGAGCGCGCGGACACGGCGAGCAGCAGCATCAGCACCGAGGGGCCCAGCAACATCAGCGGCGGGATGATGGCCAGCGCGCGGGAAGGCCTGGGCAGTCCGACGAGGACCGCGCCCTTGAGGAGCACGCCCGCCAGGACCGCCACGCCCAGATGGGGGACCCAATGATAGTGCTTGCCGTGCCGGGGATTCTCCAGGCGCTCGGCGACCCAGGGCCCGAAGCGCCGGGTCGCCAGCGCGACGGCCCAAAGCGCGATGCCAACCAGCGGCTGCCGGAGGGCGACGACGTCCGGCGGCAGCGGCCGGCCCGCGCGGTTGACCAGGGCGGTGAGCGCGATGAGCCCGCCCAGCGACGCGAGCGTCACCACCGAGCCCCGCAGGTGCCAGGCCGCGAAGCCGCGCGACACGAAGGCCACCAGCGCGGTCAGGAGGAGCAACCCGGCCGCGAGCAGGCACGTGGCGCGCTCCGCGTCCGTGGGCCGGGCCAGCCAGCCGGCGAGCGTGAGCGCGGCGATGAGGGTCTGCAGCAGCGCCACCGTGGCGAAGCCATCCGTGAACAGCGACATCCCCCGTGCGCCGAGCGGCAGCCGGAAGAGGTCGAACAGCTTTCGTCCCTCATGTCCGGCCGGAGGCTCCGTGACCTCAGGCGGAGCGAGCGGGCGGCCGCGCAGCGCCGCGAAGACAGCGAAGCCCAGCGCCAGGGACGCGGCGACCAGGGCGGCGCGCGGGGACGTGAAGTCAGAGACGGTGCCCAGCGCCTGCGCCACCGCGAGCGCGAGCCCCGAGGCCGCGAGGAAGCCGACGAGCCTGCTTCCATCCCGCCGGACACGCAGCAGGAGCAACGCCGTGACTCCGGCCGTGGGAAGCGCGGCGAGCACGCCGCCTGGAAGGCCCGAAGCGGCCAGGAGCAGGTCCGGCGCCATGGGGGAGGCCTCCACGGCCAGCAGGACGCCCGCCCCGGCCAGCGCCAGCGAGAGGTCATCCAGCGGCAGCAGCCCATCCCCGCGGGAGGCGGGCCGGGCCCAGGCGCCTTGGACGAGCCCCGCGACCCCGTAGAGCCCGCTCGCGACCGCGAAGACGGCCAGCCGGCCCCAGCTCCCCTCCAACGCCGCCGTCCCCTCGATGAAGGCGAGCGCGCCGAAGAGGAGCCCCACGCCGCCCAGATAGTGCAGGCCCCGCCAGCGCCAGCCGCCGGCGACATGCGCGGCCCCGGCGATGACCAGTCCCGTCAGCACGGGCGCCCACGGAGCATCCGCGCCTCCCACCTGGCTCACCAGGGGCATGGCCGCCAGCGAGCCGACGATGCTCCAGGCGAGCAGGCGGATGCGCAGCCCCGGGAAGGCACTCCACCGCGCCAGGAGCATCAACCCCGAAGCCGCCACCGTGCCGCCGAACACCCACCAGGCGGGGGCTTCTGGCGCCTGCGTCCGCGCGAGCAAGGCGCCGGCGAGGAGCGCCGTCAGGACCATGAGGTGGACCAGCGCCCGCCTCCGTGGCTCCAGCAGGAAGAAGACACCCGCCGCGAGGAGCGGCGCCAACGCCGAGGCGAAGTCGACCTGGAGGTCACCTCCCGGGGCGACGGAGAACGCCCCCAACGCGCCCGCGAGCGCGGCGCTGGCGAGCACGGCGTAGGCCACGGTCTCCAGCACCGGACTGACGCGGGGATGGGCCTCGCGCGCCGAGTCTGTCGTCGCGGCCACGGCGATGACGGTGGCCAGGGCCTGGGCCCACAGCGTGAGCCCCGCGAACAGGGCGCTGCCCGGCTCCAGGGCGTCGAAGCCCGACGGCGCGCTCGCCACGCAGAAGACGGCGAGCCACAGCGCGCCATAGAGCGCGGCGCTCGCGCTGACCAGCACCGCGTTGCCCGACACCGCCTTGCGTGCCCGCCACACCGTGGCGCCCAGGGCCCCCACGCCCACCGTGGCGCAGAGCGCGCGCGGCCACGGCGCGTCCTCCAGCGCCATCAGCGGCAGGCCCGCGAGCAGGGAGGGAAGCAGCGCCCCCGCCAGCGCCGAGGCGGGGGTGCCATGCAACAGCCGCCCCGCCGACTTCAGCGGCACCAGGCCCAGCGCGGCGACTCCGAGCGCGACAGCGAGGCCCAGCCCGGCTGACAGCGCGAACAGCGAGGACAGCGCGATGAAGGCCACGGGGAGCAACGCGAGGCCGATGCCCGAGAGGACGCGGCCGACCGGCATGGAGCGCCGGGACAGGAACACCCCGAGCCCGATGAACGCCGCGTGGTAGCCCCACAGCGCGCCCGTGACGAGGAGCTGGCGCGGAATCCCGCCCAGCGCGCGCCAGGCCTCGCGCACGCCCATGAGCGAGCCCCCCAGCACCAGCACCGCGCCGAGGAACCACCAGATGAACTCCTGGAACCGCGGCGAGCCCTCCGGCCGGGCGTCGAGCGCCACGACGGCCTCGAGCCCTCCACCGAGCGGGCCCGACGAATCCCGGCTGAAGAACGCCTGACCGGAGTCCAGCGCCGCGCCCAGGTCGTCCTCGCCCGCCGCCCGGTCATTCGTGGCCACCCGGCGCCTGCGCGCCTTCTGCTCACGCTCCGCCTTCGCGGCTTCGTCCAGCGACCGCGCGAGCGCCGCGCCCCAGCCCCACAGCCGCCACCCTCCCCCGTCGCGGAGCGAGGCCGCGAGCCCATCCGCCCAGGCCTCCGCCCGGGTCGCCGCGTCCAAGGGAGGCACCGCCTCCGGTTCGGCGAGGCCCCCCGCGACGCGGAGTCCGGCCACGGGCGGCTCGGGGTGAAGCCCGTTCGCCTCGGGCGCCAGGGACGCAGCGAGCCGGGCCGCGGTGTCGACGTCGATGAGGGCGCTCGCCTGCCAGCCGTCGATGTGTCGCCGCAGACTTTCCTTTACGAGCGCGTCGAGATGCGGCTCGGTGACGGGCACGAGAGGGGCACCGCACTCGTGACACCTGGCCTCCGAGGCCACGTCACGGAGCCGCGCACAGGCTTGGCAGATCATGATGCGTCAGCATAGCCCCAGTTCCTCCAGGTCTGCTGGGCGCACGCCGCAAAACGAGCCCGTCTCACTTCCGCGGAAAGTGACTCGCTCACTGCGACAGGCAGCGCCGCGAGGAATCCGGTTCTCGGCTCAGGACATCATCGACGGGCCACGGGGCTGCCTCGGCCCAGGGGAGCCCTCCTCCAGTCGTGGCCCATGCGCGCCCCATGGGGGATGGCGGCAGCGCCGCCCCTTCCCAAGCAGGCACGGGGCTCCGGCCGGGCCGCAAACACAAGCACGCCCATCGCGAAGCAGGCATGCCATTGGGCAACCGTTTCACCAGACGGCGCCGCGACGAGTGCCATGCGACCTCCATCCCGAAAAGCGCCGCTCGATATGCACCGATGCGTGTCCGAGCCGAGCGGCATCACCCGTCGAGCCCACCCACGCATGCCCCGCGAACCGCCCATCGTCCTGCCCGTCTCGCTGTCCCTGCTCCGGCATGCGAACCCGTGGGCGCTGCTCCTCGCGAAGGAGGTGGGCTGCCCGGCCGCGACCGCCGCCCTCCTCTCCGAGCGCTACACCTTGAAGAGTGATGAGAAGCCCTTCGTGCGCGAGCTGCTCGGCCGGAAGCGGAACCTGTGGGTCTTCCGCTGCGACCAGCGCCGCTTCGCGGGTGACGTCGTCGTCGTGGACATGGCCGAGCCCCGGCCAGGGCGGCGCAAGGTGGTGGTGCTCGACCTGAAGATGTGAGCGCCCCTCGTGCTGGAAGGCGGCTTCCAGCCTGCGCAGTTGAAGCTG
Proteins encoded in this window:
- a CDS encoding EGF domain-containing protein, translating into MRRWLSAVLVSGMLGACGPELEQESPGSEAAPVEGAQSPDAVSAMGGDRYANAVVQGGVVAVLNPNNAVGAPDGNVATFVGLLGGALVLDMGRGEEGTGPLRIYYQGLSLAVIAKVEFLRADMSIISTGQANLLDLGLGTHSALVPFSSTTPYRYVRLRSGVASLYSLDAVEATGSGAGATCGDGRVSHGEQCDDGNRAQGDGCGSTCQVEPGFSCQGTQPSICQDVNECANGTAQCSVNAVCTNTPGSYVCTCRPGYSGNGFTCTDIDECANGTDTCLPGQQCVNTPGGFECAGGACTPPQVQCGAQCVNVSSDPNNCGACGVVCPVSKHCWEGTCVLP
- a CDS encoding TetR/AcrR family transcriptional regulator, yielding MATKTRARPYHHGDLKRALLDASIELIREEGVEALTVAEIGRRVGVSSAAPYKHFADRQALLRALAREGNRRLGEALIAGVGGTLDPQEAFRRSGIAFIRWAAENPALYRIATDPAYIDYASTDSEAEVPDALKGSMDTFWPELGALVRSGSALSASHPLMEQLRGRALAHGLASLFVSGALASLGVATSDAERLARAVIGEDVPATTRRGRPPRTR